The nucleotide sequence GGAATCCGCGAATAAGTGTCGCTCTTGATCACCAGCGCTCCGACTTCGTTGCGGCGCACCACCACGTCATTGGAGGCGACCAGCACGATGCCGGCTTCGTTTTCACCGAAACGGTAGGAGACATTCTCGACCGCATCACCGATCCGACCGTCTCCCTCGACTCGGTAAATGATGAGGCGTTGGTTCTTGATTTCGTAGACATTCGCGTTCGCGGCGGACGTATTGGCGTAGCGTCCCGCGAACCGTGCATCGAGTTCCACGATCCGTTGGTGATCCGTGATCCACTCCAGATCGGCGGGACGCTCCTTGGTCCCAAAATCAGGCCACAGCAGAGCTCCCGCGATGCCCAATAAAAACACAAGCATCCACGGGGAGCGGAGCAACGCTCTCCCCTCGCTCTCCGCCGTGACGGGAGGGGGCGGGGCTTCACTTTCGGCCGCGGTTTCCACCACGGCGGGCGCCGGTGGTGGCTTGGATGACTCGTCTTCCACCACCCGCATGATCGGCTTTTTTTCGATCTCGAAGAGAATTTCGATAATCTCTTCCGGAGAGCGCCGCAGGGCGGGATTTTGCACTTCCGGAATCTGCACCGCGACCAAGGTGCGGCCGTTGTTGCGCACGATTAACTTGTGCTTGCCGCGTGTCATTCGCACTCGCGGATCGCCGTCCAACAGGTCGACCCCCGGGATGGCCGCGAGCGCAAGCAAACGCTCGCGCGCGACGTCTTCCGAAATCTCCACCGGCGCGACTTGGTGCTCCAGGACGACCGTGGCGCAATCTTCGCTCAGATCATGGGAGGAGAATAAAAGGGTCCGTTCGGCCATCGGGGATTACATTCGATCGGGAAGTGAACACGGCGAAAGCCCTGCGCTCCCGGGCAGGGTCGCGACCCTCAGTTGACCGCAAATCGGCCGGATGATGGGAAAGCGGAGAATTGCGGGTGAACTCATCGGGAAACTTCTGAATAAGTCGCCCCCGGGATACCGGAGCAACCCCTTCCTGTGATTTCGCCGTTGCCTGATTCGCGACAACGCAAACCGTGCCAGCATGCCAGATCGCCCCTCCCCCGTGAGCCTCCCTTCCTCCGTCCTCGTGGTCGGTGCCGGTGGCCGTGAACACGCGCTCGTGCGTGCCATCGCCGCTTCGCCCGCGTCGCCCCGTATCCTGGCGGCGCCCGGAAACCCGGGCATGGCGGCGGACGGCGCAGCGTGCCTGGCGGTGGCCGCCGACAACATCCCCGCCCTCGTCGATCTGGCCCAGCGCGAAAAGGTTGAATTCGTCGTCGTCGGCCCCGAGGTGCCGCTGGCCATGGGTCTGGTCGATGCGCTGCTCGCGGTCGGTATTCCCGCTTACGGTCCCAAGGCGGACGGCGGTGAGCTCGAAGCCTCCAAAATTCTCACCAAACAAATTCTGTTCAAATACGGCATCCCCACCGCGCCCGCCGGTATCTTTGAGGCAGTCGAGCCCGCTCTCGCCTACCTGCGGGAACGCGGCGCGCCCATCGTGGTCAAGGCCGACGGGCTCGCCGCCGGCAAGGGCGTGATCGTCGCCACCGCCCTCACCGAAGCCGAAGCCGCCGTGCGCGACATGCTCGAAGGCAACAAATTCGGGGCCAGTGGCTCGCGCGTGTTGATCGAGGATTGTTTAGCCGGCGAGGAGACTTCGATTCTCGTCGTCGTCTCCGGTTCGGATTACGTGATCCTGCCGACTTCGCAGGACCACAAACGTATTGGCGAAGGCGATACCGGCCCCAACACCGGCGGCATGGGCACCTACTCGCCCGCCGATGTGGTGACACCCGCGTTGTTCGACCAAATCGAACGCGAGATCGTTCGCCCATCCGTCGACGCCATCGCGAACGAGGGCATTGATTTTCGCGGCACGCTGTTCATCGGCATCATGCTGACGGCTGACGGTCCGTCCGTGCTCGAATACAATACCCGGTTCGGCGACCCGGAGACCCAGGTCGTGTTGCCGCGCCTCGGTTGCGATGTGCTTGAACTGTTGTGGCGGGCCTCACAAGGCAGCTTGGCCGGGTTCGATCTGGCCGTGCGTGAAGACTCCGCCGCGATGTGCGTGGTGATCGCGGCGGACGGTTATCCCGGGGCCTACGCCAAAGGCGATCCCATCTCGTTGCCCGAACCGCTCCCCTCGGGCGTGGCGGTCATTCAAGCCGGCACCGCCATGGATGAAGCCGGGCAGTTGGTCTCCGCCGGAGGTCGCGTGCTCGGGGTGACCGCGCTCGCGCCCACCTTGCGCGAAGCCGCCGATGCCGCTTATGCGACCTGCGAGGAAATCGGCATGGTCACCAAGGTGTTCCGGCGCGACATCGGGGCCCGCCAGTTCAATCGCCAATCATGAAGCGTTTCGTCGCAGTCCTGCTTGGCGCGGTCCATTTGGTCTCGCTGGCCATCGCGCAAGAGACCCGAATCACCGCCGACATCGTCTACGTGGCGGGCGTGGAAGGTTTGGCTGCGACCGGGGACTCCGCGCGAGCGACCGTCATCGATCTGCGTCATCGGGAGCCGGGTGCGTTGGTTTCTCCCGCGACCCTTTCAGAATCCGGCACACTGCGAATTGTGTTGGTCGGTGCCGCACATGCCGCCGACTGGTGCACCGCTCTCGCTCCTCGAGCGGCGGACGTGTTGATCATCGGTCCGAGCCATGCGAATGCGCCTCTCGACCTCACCGTTAAAATGAGCGACGACGCGATCACCGCGGCACTGCAGGCGTTGGCGGACGGCATGACCGCCGCCGAGCTCGCGATTCCAGCCATCACGAAAACGCGTTACGACGAATCCGCGCTGGTCCAACGTCACCTAGGTCAGCCCACGGAACCGGATGACGCCACCGACACGCGGGCTAGCGACGATGGAGCCGAAACGCCGCCGAGTGTCATCACGGACCCCATCTTGGAACGAGCCGTGCAGGTCATTCAAGGGCTTCGCGCCCTGAAACGGGCCTGAAGCGGATGGCCCTCCGATTCGCTTTTTCGGGCGTTCGCTTTTTCGGGCGTTCGCTCTTTCGTGACTTCACCTCTCCACCAACGCACTTAAAGCTCCTCCGCCATGGCCGATCAAGACACCGGACTCCTCCTCGCCGTTTGCACCGCCAACATTTGCCGCTCGCCCATGGTCGAGGCGCTGCTGGCTCATGCCTTGAAAGTGGAGACCGGGGCGCTCGCCAACCTCAAGGTGGCATCCGCCGGCGTCGCCGCTCGCAACGGAGATCCGGCCTCGGCCAATTCCGTCGAAGCGATGCGCAAGGTGGGATTGGACATCTCGGGTCACCGTAGTCAGGCGCTCACGGCGGAGCTATTGGAGCAGGCCACCGCGGTGTTCGTCATGACGGAAACGCATCGGGCCATCATTCAGGCGACCTTCGATCCCACTCCACGTAATGTGTTCTTATTGAGGGAGTTTATGCCGCGTGACGCCGACAAACAGATTGCCGATCCCTTCGGGGGTCCGCTGCCTCTTTATGAGGGTTGTCGAGACGAAATCGTCGAGTCGATCCCTTCGGTGATGGCGTTTCTGCGCAAGGAATTAGCCTGAGGTGCAATTTTCGGTTTGGGATTTTGCCGAATCGCACCTGAGATCCGCTCCTTTCATCCCATGCTAAACGCCGCTCCGCTCGCCACCCTCGACCCTGAAATTGCCGCAGCCATCGCGGCCGAACGTTCCCGCCAGGAGAGCCATATCGAGCTCATCGCGTCGGAGAACTTCACCTACCCCGCCGTCATCGAGGCGCAGGGCAGTGTGTTGACCAACAAATACGCCGAGGGCTACCCGGGTAAGCGTTGGTATGGCGGCTGCGAACAGGTCGACGTCGTGGAGACGCTCGCCATCGAGCGGGCCAAACAATTGTTTGGCGCGGAACACGCCAACGTCCAACCGCACTCCGGCTCGCAGGCGAACTTCGCCGTCTACACCGCCGTGCTCCAGCCGGGCGACAAAGTGCTCGGCATGAACCTCGCCCACGGCGGCCACCTCACGCATGGCAACCCGGCCAACTTTTCGGGCAAACTTTACCAGTTCGTGCAATACGGGGTGCGCGAAGACACGGGCCTCATCGACTACGACGAACTCGCGGCCGTCGCCGAGCAGGAGAAACCCAAGATGATCACGGTCGGGGCCTCGGCCTATTCGCGCGTGATTGACTTCGCCCGCATGGGCGAGATCGCCCGCTCCGTCGGCGCCTACCTGTTCGCCGACATCGCCCACATTGCCGGTCTCGTTGCCGCCGGGGTGCATCCCTCGCCCGTGCCGCACGCCGACTTTGTCACCACCACCACGCACAAGACGCTCCGGGGGCCACGCGGGGGATTAATTCTTTGCAAAGCGGAGCACGCCAAAGCGATCAACTCCGCCATGTTCCCGGGTGGTCAGGGTGGCCCGCTCATGCACGCGATCGCCGCCAAGGCCGTGTGTTTCGCCGAGGCGATGAAACCGGAGTTCAAGACCTACGCCGCCAACGTCGTGAAAAACTCGCAAGCCCTCGCCGCCGCAATGATCAAGCGGGGCTACAAAGTCGTATCCGGCGGCTCCGACAACCACTTGTTTCTGGTCGATCTGCGCGAAAACCTCCCCGATCTCACCGCCAAGAAGGCGCAGGAGACTCTCGATCGTGCGCACATCACGTGTAACAAAAACACCGTGCCGTTCGAAACACGTTCGCCGTTCCAGGCCTCGGGCATCCGTCTCGGTTCACCCGCCGTCACCACGCGGGGTCTGAACGAAGCCGACATGGACGAAATAGCCGCGTGCATCGACACGGTGCTGCGGGCCATCGATACCGATGGTTTGGAAGACGCGTTGGTCGCGGTCAAAAAACGCGTCGCCACTGTAACGGCCCGCTATCCGTTGCCCTACGCCGGGTAACAGCAAAGCGGCTTTACGGAGCCGAAATCGTCTGGAAGCCTCTGTTCAAAAGGGGCTTCCATAAACTCGATCAAATCCCTCCACTTCTCTACCCCGCTTTAACTCGATGAGCTTCGCATCGAAAACATCCCCCCCTGAAGAGGCGACTTCGAAGCGACTAAAGCACCGTGTGCTCACCACCGCGCTGCTGGCGGCGGGCATTTTCATCACCACGCTGTGGGCCAACCACGCCCGGGATCTGGATGAAGAAAACATCCGGACCAATTTTCGCGAACGAGCCACGTATCAATTCCACGCGTTGCAGGACAAGGTCCGCATCGTAGAGGACATCATCTACGGCCTACGCCGCGCCTTCCTCGCCCAGGACAACGTCACACGGGAAGAATTCACCCGGGTCTGCCTGGATATCACCTCCCGCTCCGGAAGCCTGCAATCGCTGCAGTGGGTCGAGCAGGTCGCCGGGGCAAATCGAGCCGCTTTCGAAACCGAGATGTCGGCCGAATACGGTTACCCGATCACGTTCAAACAACGGACTGGCGGCGGCTCGCTCACCACCGCCGATCAGCGCGATGAGTATCTCGTCATTCGATTCGCCGAACCCCTGCCCCAAAACGCCGTAGTCTTGGGTTACGACGTCTACACCGCCCCCACCGGACCCGCTTTGCACGAAGCCGCCATTACCGGAAAAATGGTGGTCAGCGAGCCGTTTCGCCTGGCTCAGGCTACCTCTCAAGATGAGGAGCGTGGTATCATTTTCATTCTCCCGGTCTTAACCAACGACGTCGATCAACCCGAGCTACGCGGTTTCGTGCAGGGCGTATTTCGGGTCAGCCAAATGTTCGCCGACACCAACCACGAGGCCATCGACCCGGCCCTGCACGTTTACTACCTGGATGAGGACGCCGCCCCCGCCGATCGCATCCTGTTTTCGTGCTGTGATTCAACCTCCCACAAAACCCGGGAGGATATCGAAAACCACGACCACGCCAATGTCATCAACCATGCCTTGGTCGTGGGCGATCGACGTTGGCGCTACCTCGCCCTGATGGATGAGACATGGCGGGAAAGCCAGCGCTCCTCCCAGGCCAGCACCATTCGCGTCGCCGGCGTGGCGTTGAGTGTGCTGGCCGCCCTCCTGCTGGCCAACTTTCTGCGCCGTTCCCGCGTCGTGGAGCATATGGTCGACGAACGGACCGAGGATCTCCGCACCAATCAGGCGGAGCTGCGAGCCATCGTCGACAACAGTCCCAACGCGATTTGGATCAAAGACACCGCCGGGAAATATCTGCTGGTCAATCGCCGGTTCTGCGAAATCTATCAACGCTCGCCCGAGGAAATCATCGGCCGGGGCGACGACATCATCTACCCCGATCGGCAGGTAAAGGCGTTTTCGGAAGAAGATGAAAAGGCGCTCCAGAGCAACGACCACATCGTGGTGGAGGGGGACTACGATATTTCCGGGGAAATGCGCTCCTACTATACGGTGAAATTTCCCGTGCGGCGCGAGGACGGGGAGTTTTTCGGCATCGGCGGCATCGCCACCGATGTCACCAGCATCAAAATCGTCGAACGCCAGCTCGCCGAAACGCAAAAACTGGAAAGCCTGGGGGTTTTGGCCGGGGGCATCGCCCACGATTTCAACAACCTTCTCACCGGCGTGCTGGGCAATGCCTCGCTGATCGCCCTCGAGTTTCCAGCCGAAACCGAAACCGGCGAATCGGCGCGCGAAATCGAAAATGCCGCCCGCCGCGCCGCCGAACTGTGTCGTCAGATGCTCGCCTACTCCGGCCGCGGCAGCTACGTGCTCGAAGGCCTCGACGTCAGTCATGTGACTCGCGATCTCGTGCCACTGTTGCACACTTCAATCGCCAAAAAAACCCAACTCACCCTGGATTTGGCGGACGGATTGCCGGTGATCGAAGCCGACCCATCGCAGGTGCGGCAAATCATCATGAATCTGGTGATCAACGCGAGCGAAGCCTTGCCCGAAACCGGCGGCGTTGTGCGGGTGTCAACCAGCGTGGAAGCGATGACCTCCCGCCAACTTAAGCACGCCATCGGAAATCCCGACCTCCCCTCGGGTCGTTACGTCCGGTTCAGTGTGCACGACCATGGCACCGGCATCAGTCCGGCTGATTTGTCCCGCATCTTCGAACCCTTCTTTTCCACGAAGTTCACGGGGCGCGGGTTGGGCCTCTCCGCCGTGCTCGGCATCGTGCGCAGTCATCGGGGGGCCTTGCTGGTCGACTCGAAGCTGGGCGAAGGCACCAAGTTCGACCTCTATCTGCCCGAGTTCAGCGACCCTCAACCGTCGCCCAACGTGCCCGCCGCCGAATCCCGGTCACCCTTTGTTGCTTTTGCCGGTTCGAATTTGCTCGTCGTCGAGGATGAGCCGGTCGTGCAACAACTCATCACTCGGGTGCTCACGACCGCCCTGGCTCGATTCACTCTCGCCGTGGATGGCACGCAAGCGCTGGAGAAGTTCACTCCCCTCGTCTTCGACCTCGTGATCCTGGATCTCACCATGCCCGGTCGCTCGGGACGAGAAGTCCTCGCGCTCATCCGTCAGCAACAACCCGATGTGCGCGTGCTCATGATCAGCGGCTATTCGGTCGAGGAAGCCTCCGCCACGTGTTCAGAGCAGCAACCCAATGGATTCCTGCAAAAACCGTTCAATTCGGATCAGTTGTTTAAAGCCATCGCCGCGATTTTGCCCTCGTCCTAGCGAAGTAATACCTCGCCGACGGATTTTTGCAGAGGCCGGGTTCTCCGGCTAACCGTGCTCCGTCACCGGTGAAATTCGCCGGAAAAATCCCAATGAGACGGTCTAAATAAAGTGGGCTCCGCTTACCCAAACTGTTACGAAGGCAGGATTACAGAAATCGACCGCCGCCGGTCCTGACCTGAAATCGGCCCACCCGGTATTCACTCTTATCGACTCACTCGTCCGACTCCCATCACCGCATCACGATCAAATCCCCAGAGCGCGCTGTTAAAACTCGCGGCCCTGTTTTTCGCCCTGGTGGGAATGTCACTGTCGGTGATCATTTTCTTTCATTTTCGTCGCATCGAGTCCGAGCAGGCCAAGACGCGTTTGGAGCAACTGGCTGCCACCCAGGCCACCGCGCTGAATCATGCGATTGATGAATACACCGATTTCCTCCGCGGGTTCAGCCTGTTATTTTCTCTTCCCCGGGAAATCAATGCGGCGGATTTCACCGCCGCGGCTCAAGCCGCCCGGGTGGAATTTTCCGGTCTCGATGCTGTGGAATGGGCCCCGCTCATCGAAGCCGACGCGCTCCCCGCGTTGAGCGCCCGACTCGAAGCCCAGGGCCGTCCGCCGCTGCAAGTCCAACGGCGGGTGGCCAACAACCAACTCGCCAGCGTGGAGGTCCCTGACCAGTGGATCCAACCCGTGATTTACGTGGAGCCCGTCGCTCCCAACGCCAAAGCCTATGGCTTCGATGTGCTCAGCGGAATTAATCGATCCGAGATCGAACTGGCTCGCGAAACCGGCACCTCCGTCATGTCGCACATCACCTTGCTGCTGCGCGATGAGGACGTGGCGGGTTTTGCGCTCTACCAACCCGTTTATCATGGCCCCGAAAATCAACGTGCCTACCGCGGTGTGGTGATCGGCATCTTCGTGCTGCACGATTTTGTGGCGGACATCGCGCGTCATATCGTGACGGATACCGCCGACCTGTTGCTGGTCGATCGCACCGCCCGGGGCAACAACGGCGTCATCGCTCTGGTTAAATCCGATGGTTCGACCCAGACGTCGGAACTCCCCCAGC is from Synoicihabitans lomoniglobus and encodes:
- the purD gene encoding phosphoribosylamine--glycine ligase encodes the protein MPDRPSPVSLPSSVLVVGAGGREHALVRAIAASPASPRILAAPGNPGMAADGAACLAVAADNIPALVDLAQREKVEFVVVGPEVPLAMGLVDALLAVGIPAYGPKADGGELEASKILTKQILFKYGIPTAPAGIFEAVEPALAYLRERGAPIVVKADGLAAGKGVIVATALTEAEAAVRDMLEGNKFGASGSRVLIEDCLAGEETSILVVVSGSDYVILPTSQDHKRIGEGDTGPNTGGMGTYSPADVVTPALFDQIEREIVRPSVDAIANEGIDFRGTLFIGIMLTADGPSVLEYNTRFGDPETQVVLPRLGCDVLELLWRASQGSLAGFDLAVREDSAAMCVVIAADGYPGAYAKGDPISLPEPLPSGVAVIQAGTAMDEAGQLVSAGGRVLGVTALAPTLREAADAAYATCEEIGMVTKVFRRDIGARQFNRQS
- a CDS encoding low molecular weight protein arginine phosphatase, encoding MADQDTGLLLAVCTANICRSPMVEALLAHALKVETGALANLKVASAGVAARNGDPASANSVEAMRKVGLDISGHRSQALTAELLEQATAVFVMTETHRAIIQATFDPTPRNVFLLREFMPRDADKQIADPFGGPLPLYEGCRDEIVESIPSVMAFLRKELA
- the glyA gene encoding serine hydroxymethyltransferase; translated protein: MLNAAPLATLDPEIAAAIAAERSRQESHIELIASENFTYPAVIEAQGSVLTNKYAEGYPGKRWYGGCEQVDVVETLAIERAKQLFGAEHANVQPHSGSQANFAVYTAVLQPGDKVLGMNLAHGGHLTHGNPANFSGKLYQFVQYGVREDTGLIDYDELAAVAEQEKPKMITVGASAYSRVIDFARMGEIARSVGAYLFADIAHIAGLVAAGVHPSPVPHADFVTTTTHKTLRGPRGGLILCKAEHAKAINSAMFPGGQGGPLMHAIAAKAVCFAEAMKPEFKTYAANVVKNSQALAAAMIKRGYKVVSGGSDNHLFLVDLRENLPDLTAKKAQETLDRAHITCNKNTVPFETRSPFQASGIRLGSPAVTTRGLNEADMDEIAACIDTVLRAIDTDGLEDALVAVKKRVATVTARYPLPYAG
- a CDS encoding CHASE domain-containing protein gives rise to the protein MSFASKTSPPEEATSKRLKHRVLTTALLAAGIFITTLWANHARDLDEENIRTNFRERATYQFHALQDKVRIVEDIIYGLRRAFLAQDNVTREEFTRVCLDITSRSGSLQSLQWVEQVAGANRAAFETEMSAEYGYPITFKQRTGGGSLTTADQRDEYLVIRFAEPLPQNAVVLGYDVYTAPTGPALHEAAITGKMVVSEPFRLAQATSQDEERGIIFILPVLTNDVDQPELRGFVQGVFRVSQMFADTNHEAIDPALHVYYLDEDAAPADRILFSCCDSTSHKTREDIENHDHANVINHALVVGDRRWRYLALMDETWRESQRSSQASTIRVAGVALSVLAALLLANFLRRSRVVEHMVDERTEDLRTNQAELRAIVDNSPNAIWIKDTAGKYLLVNRRFCEIYQRSPEEIIGRGDDIIYPDRQVKAFSEEDEKALQSNDHIVVEGDYDISGEMRSYYTVKFPVRREDGEFFGIGGIATDVTSIKIVERQLAETQKLESLGVLAGGIAHDFNNLLTGVLGNASLIALEFPAETETGESAREIENAARRAAELCRQMLAYSGRGSYVLEGLDVSHVTRDLVPLLHTSIAKKTQLTLDLADGLPVIEADPSQVRQIIMNLVINASEALPETGGVVRVSTSVEAMTSRQLKHAIGNPDLPSGRYVRFSVHDHGTGISPADLSRIFEPFFSTKFTGRGLGLSAVLGIVRSHRGALLVDSKLGEGTKFDLYLPEFSDPQPSPNVPAAESRSPFVAFAGSNLLVVEDEPVVQQLITRVLTTALARFTLAVDGTQALEKFTPLVFDLVILDLTMPGRSGREVLALIRQQQPDVRVLMISGYSVEEASATCSEQQPNGFLQKPFNSDQLFKAIAAILPSS